The Terriglobales bacterium region AGCGCATGCAGCGTGAGCGCGAGATGCGCGGCATCACGCTGGAAGAGATTGCCGAATCCACCAAGATCGGCACCCGCTCCCTGCGTGCGCTGGAGGGCGAGGACTTCGATAAGCTCCCCGGCGGCATCTTCAACAAGGGATTCGTCCGCGCCTACGCCAAGTACCTGGGCATCGACGAAGAGCAGGCGGTCACCGACTTCATGGCCGCCTATGGCGACCACCAGCAACAGCAGCCGCAGGCGGAGCCGCAAGAGACCAAGCTGCAGGAGGAGGCGCCGCCGCTGTCGCTGAACCTGCTGGCGGTGGGCGGGGCCGTCGTGGTGCTGGCCCTGTTCCTCGTCATCTGGGGCTTCCATGACCGTCTCTCCGGTGCGGCAAGCCGCCTCTCGCACCGCTTCCGCCGTGCGCCTGCCGTCCAGGCGCCAAATGCCGTGGCCGCCATCCCGAATCGCGCGATACCTACTCCGCCCGCAGGCGCTCAGACCACGGGCAGTGCAGCGGCGGGGGACAAGGCCCCGGCAGCTCCGGCTGCTGCGGGCCCTGCAGACCCGTCCTCGGCGAAGGCAGCGAAGCCTGTCGCCCCCGAATCCGCCTTTGCGGCTCCGGAGATGGCGGCCGCCGGCCGTGAATTCGTGCTCCAGGTGCATGCGCGCCAGGATGCGTGGGTGAAGATCAAGGCCGACGACGAACTGCTGATGGAAGGTGTGCTGAAGGGCGACAAGACCGTCCACGCCAGGCAGAAAGTCGTGTTCACCACCGGTAACGCGGCCGCCATCGAGCTCTCCTTCAACGGGGAGCCGCAGCCGGCGCTGGGCGCCGATAACCAGGTGAAGACCGTCGTGTTCACGGCCGACGGACGGGTGCGATAGAGGCTCTCCATGCCACGGATGATCGAGTTGATGCGCCAGTCCGCGGTGCCGGCCAATGTCATGCGGTCGGCGGCGCGGGGTGCGCTGGCGTTGCCGCCACCGGAGATGATCGAGATCCTGGTCTATCTCACCACCAATCCGGTCTTCGCCGAGCAGGCCAAGA contains the following coding sequences:
- a CDS encoding RodZ domain-containing protein; this translates as MGSFGERMQREREMRGITLEEIAESTKIGTRSLRALEGEDFDKLPGGIFNKGFVRAYAKYLGIDEEQAVTDFMAAYGDHQQQQPQAEPQETKLQEEAPPLSLNLLAVGGAVVVLALFLVIWGFHDRLSGAASRLSHRFRRAPAVQAPNAVAAIPNRAIPTPPAGAQTTGSAAAGDKAPAAPAAAGPADPSSAKAAKPVAPESAFAAPEMAAAGREFVLQVHARQDAWVKIKADDELLMEGVLKGDKTVHARQKVVFTTGNAAAIELSFNGEPQPALGADNQVKTVVFTADGRVR